A genomic segment from Salvia splendens isolate huo1 chromosome 13, SspV2, whole genome shotgun sequence encodes:
- the LOC121760078 gene encoding metallothionein-like protein type 2, with amino-acid sequence MSCCGGNCGCGSSCGCGSGCGGCKMHADLSYSEVAAPTQTSVLGVAATQKTYFEGEVGAENGCKCGANCTCNPCNCK; translated from the exons ATGTCTTGCTGCGGAGGAAACTGTGGCTGTGGATCTAGCTGTGGATGCGGCAGCGGCTGCGGCgg CTGCAAAATGCACGCTGATTTGAGCTACTCGGAGGTGGCCGCCCCAACTCAGACGTCGGTTCTCGGTGTTGCTGCCACCCAAAAGAC ATATTTCGAAGGAGAGGTGGGTGCGGAGAACGGCTGCAAGTGCGGAGCAAATTGCACCTGCAATCCATGCAACTGCAAATGA